In Castanea sativa cultivar Marrone di Chiusa Pesio chromosome 6, ASM4071231v1, a single window of DNA contains:
- the LOC142639095 gene encoding E3 ubiquitin-protein ligase RMA1H1-like, with translation MAIEQYFEETMTQTDSFGEDKWKSVSDTIPESENNASSGFDCSICLELVQDPVVTLCGHLYCWPCLYKWLHSQNASTENEEQQQQCPVCKAEISQSSLVPLYGKGQTTKLSKTKVPQLGIAIPRRPLGPACWVGTPRSTSPTRSPQQTQQLYNGNYSYQSQLYQPNSGSYSTSPMTYPGGTVTNLLDPMIGVFGEMVYARVFGNTMTNLYTYPNSYNLAGSNSPRVRRHVMQADRSLNRICFFLFCCLILCLLLF, from the coding sequence ATGGCCATAGAACAGTACTTTGAGGAGACCATGACTCAAACTGATTCCTTTGGCGAAGATAAGTGGAAATCTGTCTCGGATACAATCCCAGAGTCAGAAAATAATGCTTCCAGTGGCTTTGACTGCAGCATCTGTCTTGAACTTGTGCAAGATCCAGTGGTTACACTCTGTGGTCACCTTTACTGTTGGCCTTGCCTTTACAAGTGGCTTCATTCCCAGAATGCATCCACTGAAAACGAAGAGCAGCAACAGCAGTGTCCCGTATGCAAAGCTGAAATCTCTCAATCTTCCCTAGTCCCACTTTATGGGAAGGGCCAAACCACAAAGCTTTCTAAAACCAAGGTCCCCCAGCTTGGTATAGCCATACCTCGAAGACCTCTTGGTCCTGCTTGTTGGGTTGGTACACCAAGATCAACCAGCCCAACAAGAAGTCCCCAACAAACTCAGCAACTTTATAATGGGAATTATTCATATCAATCTCAACTATACCAACCCAACTCAGGCAGTTATTCTACTTCACCCATGACTTACCCAGGTGGTACGGTGACAAATTTGCTTGATCCAATGATCGGTGTGTTCGGGGAAATGGTTTATGCAAGGGTGTTTGGAAACACCATGACAAATTTATATACCTATCCAAATTCATACAATCTTGCAGGGAGCAATAGTCCAAGGGTCAGAAGGCATGTAATGCAGGCTGATAGGTCACTCAACAGAATCTGTTTTTTCCTCTTCTGTTGCTTAATTCTGTGTCTACTTTTGTTCTGA